ACCCTAATGGTTTTCCTGTCCTTTATGTTCATGGCGGACCTGGTGCTGGAGCAAGCAAAGATAATAGAAGAATTTTTGACCCTAAATTCTATAAAATAGTTATTTTTGATCAAAGAGGATGTGGCGAAAGTAAGCCATCAATGTCGCTAGAAAATAATACTACATGGCATTTAGTTGATGATATTGAATTAATTAGAGAACATTGTAATATTGATAAATGAATATTACTTGGTGGATCATGAGGAACTACATTATCTCTTTGCTATGCTATTAAATATCCAAATAGAGTTAGAACAATGGTGTTACGTGGAGTATTTTTAGCCAGAAAAAAAGATTTATTAGAACTTTATCAAGAAGGAACTAGTTATTTTAATCCCATAGACTTTCAAAGATATATTTCTCTTGTTCCTGAAAAGTATAGAAATGATGTAATTTCTTATTATCACTATATGATGCACGAGGGTAATGAGAAATTAAAAGAAAAAGCATTAATTGAATGAGCTAGATGAGAATCAGTAAATTCAAAAATTAACAAACCAGAGTTTAAAACTGATGATTTAAAATCAATCTTTGAAATAGCATTAATAGAAAATCATTACTTTTTTAATAATTGTTTTTTTGAAGAAAATTACATATTGAATAATGTTGATAAAATAAAAAACATTCAAACCTATATAATTCATGGTGCACATGATCTTATTTGTTGACCTGAAGGTGCATATTTGTTACATAAGCAGCTTAATAATTCAGAGTTGAATTTCATAAATGAAGCAGGTCATTCACAATGGGAAGATAAAATTTTGTCCAAAATAATTGATATATTTGAGAATTTAAAAAAACATTTATAAGGTTGTAAATAAGAATAATATGGAAAATTTAAAAAAATATTTTGCTCTTTCAAAGAAAATTACTTATCTAGATAATGCTGCTTTAACATTAAAACCACAGAGCTCAATAGAAGCTTTGAACAATTTTTATACAAATTATTCAATTAGTTCCAGAACTAGAGACACACCTATAGGGATAAAAGTGAATGAGGAAATTAGTTCATTAAGAAAAAATATTGCTAATTTAATTAACTCTAAACCAGAAGAAGTAATTTTTACATCAGGCACAACTGATTCTATAAATAAGTGTGCAGCCATGCTTAAGAAAATATTAAAAAAAGATCATGAATTATTACTTAGTGCTTATAATCACTCTTCAAATATAACTCCATGAATAAAATTAGCAGATGAATTAAATGTAACTATTAAAATAGTTGACGATAATTTAATTGATAGTATAAATAGCAAGACAAAAATTATTGCTTTTTCTCAACTTAGTAACAATTACAACATTAAATATGACATGGAGAAAATATACAAAAAAGCAAATGAAATAGGTGCAATCGTAATAAAT
The genomic region above belongs to Mycoplasma tauri and contains:
- the pip gene encoding prolyl aminopeptidase, which gives rise to MGKLFPNIQPYEKGYLRTRDNLHEIYYEILGNPNGFPVLYVHGGPGAGASKDNRRIFDPKFYKIVIFDQRGCGESKPSMSLENNTTWHLVDDIELIREHCNIDKWILLGGSWGTTLSLCYAIKYPNRVRTMVLRGVFLARKKDLLELYQEGTSYFNPIDFQRYISLVPEKYRNDVISYYHYMMHEGNEKLKEKALIEWARWESVNSKINKPEFKTDDLKSIFEIALIENHYFFNNCFFEENYILNNVDKIKNIQTYIIHGAHDLICWPEGAYLLHKQLNNSELNFINEAGHSQWEDKILSKIIDIFENLKKHL